The DNA sequence ACTATACGCAATTCCTCTCGACGTTGCTGCTGCAACAAACCGGAATGTATCTGTTCCTTCCTCTGTAACATTCCATGTATAAGCACTTTCATTACTTTTAAAGTTTGTACTACTATTATATGCCAGATAGTTTGTCCCATTTGACAAGCTTACTCTTGCATCTGCATCAGAAGCAGCAATTGTCCATACAGGAATACTATCTCCGGTTACTATACCGTCGGCAACAGTAACTGTCGTTGCATTTATTTTATTTCCAATCGTTGTCCCTAGCGCATAATAATTCTCTCCATTCTGCGCAACTAATACGAAATCACCTCCACCCGTGATTTCATTTACATCCGTTACCTGTGTATATGTGACCTCATCTGCTGCGTACACCGTGGAAGCCCATTGTGGCTTCGAAAAAAAGGATGTAAGCACCATGAGTACAGCCATCAACACAGCTATTCCTCTCTTCACTACTCTTTCTCTTCCCATTTCTTTTTCTCTCTTTCCTGCTAATTCTTAAATAATGTCTCTGTTTCTCCAATATCGAAGAAATCTATTTCCATAATAGGAAGATTTTGTATTAGCCACAAGTAGATTTTGGTAAAAGTTTTGTAAAATTAAAAAGATACTTTTTGATATTTTTCATTCAAAAAGTATCTTTTCCTCTATTCTTATTCCTCTTCTTTTGTCTCTATCAGGCTCTTCTGATAATTCATATGTGAAATTACCATCAATGCAATTTTAAATAACATAGCATCCTCAAAGGTACGGATATCCAGTCCCAGCATCTTTTCAATTCTCTCCAAACGATAAACCAGAGTATTTCTATGCACATATAGTTGACGTGCTGTTTCTGATATGTTCAGGTTGTTTTCAAAAAATTTCTGAATCGTTACCGTAGTTTCTTCATCAAAAATATCCGGTATTTTCTCTCCAAATACTTCCTTTAAGAACATTTCACACAGGCTGATTGGAAGCTGATAAATCAACCTTCCAATCCCCAACTTACTGTAAGAAATTGTATCACTTTCCGCATAGAAAATATTTCCTACCTCCAACGCCATCTTGGCTTCCTGATAGGAACGTGCAATATCTTGAAGAAGATCTACTCGATTACCGAATCCCACACGCACTTTTACCATAGCTTCTGCATGAAGGTTGTCCACTAGCATTTTAGCAAGTTCTACCAGTTTTTCATCCTCCGGCATATCCCGTACATCTTTAACCAGAATGACCGATTTTTCATCTACCTCAGTCACAAAATCTCTTGTAGTAGAAACAAAAAGATTCTTTACGGTCTCCATTACGATACCATCTTTTTTCCCGGACACCTCTATAATAAATACTACCCTTTGGGCAGGCTCAATATGCAACTTTTTCGCTTTATTATACATATCCACAACCAACATATTTCCCAGAACTACGTTCTGCATAAAGCTGTTGCGGTCAAATTGTTCACGATATGCACTCACCATATTACGTAGCTGACACACCGCAAGTCTTCCAATCATATAGGCTTCTTCACTAGTAGCTTTCGCCAAAAGAATATACTCCAGCTCATTCTCTATTAGTACTTTAAAAAAATGGCATCCCGACAACATCTGACTCTCCGCCATAGAATCTGCAAAAAAACGGATTGCCTCCTCCATGTCTCCCTCTTCCTCATAAGTGGACGCCAAAAGCTTTCCTTTATCACTATAAAGAGCAAGATCTATTCTGGAAATTTCCTTAATTTCCTCCAGGGTAACCTGCAATTTATGATTTGATAACATAAGATCTGTATTCCTTTCTTATTCGCGACTTTAAAACATATAACTATCCGCAATAATCTAAAAATCAACATATATTTCATACAATGCCTTTAATTACCTAATCTCTATAGGTGAAACATATGTTGCGCGCCGAGCACCGTCGTTTGCGACAAATTCCTTTGGTGCGAGTGCGCATCTATCTTCCCTCTCCCTATTATATTTACACCCAGTGGAAATATAATAGGGAGTAACACACTCATGTGTTACTCCCAAATCATGCATTGTGTATGAAATTATATTACCGAATTAGTGGGTAATTGTCAATTCTGTTTCCTTATCGAATACATGAATCTTCTCTACATCAATAGCTAAACGAACAGTATCTCCAAGACGTGCTGGTGTTCTGGAATCAACTTTTGCAGTCATGCTTGTTCCTTCTATATTGAAGTATAACAATACTTCAGAACCAAGTAATTCGTATCCTGTTACTGTTGTAGAGAAAGAACTTTCCTTACGTGTTTCAATAGCAATCTGGGAATCATCTACATCTTCTGGACGAATACCAAGTACAACTGTCTTTCCGTTGTATCCACCGTCTGCTAACTTTTTAGCTTTTGCTGGTGGTAATGTGATAGTAGTATCTCCAAAGGATAAGGTAACCTTATCTCCTTCTACTGCACATTTTGCATCGATGAAGTTCATCTGAGGAGATCCAATGAATCCTGCTACGAATAAGTTATCCGGCTCGTTGTATAATATCTGAGGAGAATCTACCTGCTGAATGATACCATCCTTCAATACAACGATTCTGGTTCCCAGTGTCATAGCTTCTGTCTGGTCATGTGTTACATAGATGATAGTAGCACCTAATCTCTGATGTAATGCAGCGATTTCCGCACGCATCTGAACTCTTAACTTAGCATCCAAGTTAGATAATGGTTCGTCCATTAAGAATACCTTTGGCTCACGAACAATTGCACGACCCATAGCAACACGCTGTCTCTGTCCACCAGATAAAGCCTTTGGTTTACGATCTAATAATTTCTCCAGGTCAAGAATTCTAGCTGCTTCTTCTACTTTCTGTTTAATCTCAGCCTTTGGAACTTTTCTTAATTTTAATCCGAATGCCATATTGTCAAATACAGTCATATGTGGATACAATGCGTAGTTCTGGAATACCATTGCGATATCTCTGTCCTTAGGTTCTACATCATTTACAACCTTTCCATCAATAGAAAGTTCTCCAGAAGAAATATCTTCCAAACCTGCAATCATACGAAGTGTAGTAGATTTACCACATCCGGATGGTCCTACAAAGATGATAAATTCTTTGTCTTCTACTTCAAGGTTGAAGTCCTTTACTGCTTCAAATCCATTTGGATATACTTTACAAACGTTCTTTAATGATAAACTTGCCATTTTCCTGTTACCTCCTGTGTGTTATTCTGTCCCGCAGAATTTATTTTCTGAAATAATACTACCAAATTCAGCTAAAAATTGCATCTGTCATATCCACAAAAAACGATATGCTTTCTTGTCAATTCCACCAAGAAAGCATATCGTTTTTTTTCTTCTTCGTCACTTTAACGAATTTCCTTCTCTTTTTTATACACTTTGACGAATACTATAACTTAGAATATCCGAAGCCATTCACCATAGCCTCCACTCTATGTCCCTTTTTACAAAATGGACATTCACTTGCAGGATATGTGGCATATCCCGGTACATCCTCCTCATTAAAAGCACACTCTACCTTGAATCCTTCTACTTCCCTAACGGTACTAAATGCAGAGACAACTCCAACTACACTTCCGCCATAATAACGGATACATTCCAGGCTCTGATGAATGGTAACTCCTGTCGTTGTAGTTGCAAGAAGTAACAATACATGTTTGCCCTGAATTGCAGGAATAGAATTATCTCGAAAAATCATCTGATTGTTGGAATTAAACTCCGGCGGAACTACATATACGGTTTCATGCAAATTGGTAATCGTCATGATATTAAGCTTTTCCAACTCTTCCGCCAGAAACGCTCCCACAACCTCCATACCATCCATACACACAATGGTATCCACTGTAATATTGCTTGTAAACTTTCCCGCCAACAACCTTGCCAATTCTCTTGCCTCACTTACACGGCTCTTAAGACTTGTAATATTAATGTAATAATTGATGTGCGAATGCCCAGTCGAAAAGTGCCCCGGTACTGCATGAATTGCCACCTTATTACTGTCTTTCGCGAAAAACTTTACCATTCGTTCCTCCATAGTAATCCCTCCTGCCTTACATTAGCTATTAATTTTTACCTGTACTTCCAAACCCTCCACGGTTTTCGTTTTTCAAAGAAGCCACCTGTTGAAACTCAATTTTCGGCTGGTTTTCCACAATACGAAACTGGCAGATTCTATCATTTTTCTGAATCACCGTATCTCTGGTAGCATATACCGGCATTCTCCACATATCTTCATCGCCACAATAGCTTCCGTCAATAATACCACAACTGTTCACCTGTAAAACCCCATAATTTTTAAAAGTTGAACTTCTTGGTACTACATGTGCTTCATACCCTGCCGGCAATTCCATTGCTACACCTAAAGGAATCAGTTTAAATTCTCCTGCCTTTAATTCTACCGTCTCACTGGCTCTTAAATCAATCCAATCAGACTTTCCGTCAATATAGGTGAGTTTGTCAATTTCTTCGGTAAAATATTTAATTTTAATTGTTTCCATTCTGTTCTCCTGACTAGTTATTACTGTTTATAATTCCAAGTACCGCCGGGTTGTACTTAATTTCCTGATAAGAATAATAGGAATCGGAAAGCCCTGCCTGTTTCTTCTCTTCTTCCTCTTCCTCGTCCTTTTCCTGTTGTTCCTGCTGCACTTTTGTATACAATTCTACAAATCGAAGATAATCTTCATAGGAAAATAATCGATTCATAATTTCTTTAAAATAATTATCCTCGGCCTCTTCCACAGAAGCTGCTGTAATTGTTCCACTTGCCGTACTTTCTGTAGCTGTACTTGCTGTTCCCGAAGTAGAATAATAAGCATCCGGAACCTGTACCCCGCCATTCATGAAATTCATAACCTTTACCACATAATTCTGTGTTTCTTTGAAAGGAGGTATTCCGCCATACTTAGCTACATTACCACTTCCTGCATTATATGCTGCAAGAGCCAGCTTCACATCACCATCATATTTATTTAACAGCTGGCTAATATATTTTGTTCCTCCCATAACATTCTGGTAAGGATCATATGCATCTGTAACTCCTAATTCCTTTGCAGTTGCAGGCATCAGCTGCATCAACCCCTGTGCCCCGGAACCTGATGTAGCATTTGGATTAAAATCTGACTCCGTCTTAGCTATTGCCTTAATCAAATCTTTCGGTACATTATAACGCTCAGATGCCTCTGTAAAAATTTCCTCTAAAGATGCAGTAGTCTGCAAGTAAGAAGAAAAGTCCTCTGTACTATTTACCGCATTACTTCTATCTACACCCATACTTGCATCCATTCCCTGAATTGCATTTACTCTCATCACCTGTACTCCTTCCATTGTACCTCTTGGTCTACAATTTCAACTTAGAAAGCAAATCACCAAGACTGGTAGATGCACTTTCGTTTGAAACATATTCTTCCACAGGCTCTGCCTGCTCTGTATCTACCATCTCTTCCTCTAATGCTTTCATACTGAGACTTACTTTATTATCATTGGTATTTAATATCTTAACCTTTACCTTCTGTCCTTCTTTTAAAACTTCAGACGGCTTTCCAATTCTCTTCTGGGAAATCTGAGAAATATGCACTAATCCACTAATTCCATCCCCCAAATCTATAAAAGCTCCATAAGGCATAAGATTCTCTACTGTTCCTTCCAGAATACTTCCCGGAACCATCATTGAAATCTTATGGTTGTGTTCTTCCTGTTCCTTTTCCTTTAATATCACTTTGGCAGAAAGCACTAGTTTTTTCTTAGATTCATCTACATTGATGACACGTACTTCCACCGTTCTTCCCAACCATTCTTCTGTCGCTTCTACATAGGAAAGTGCCAATTGAGATGCCGGAATAAATCCTCTCATGCCTTCTACATAAGCAATCACACCACTCGGTACGATTCCTGATATTTTCACTGAAAGCGTTGTTTCTTCTTCCTGATATTCCTTTAATTTTTCCCAAGCCAATACTTCATTCGCTTCCTTTCTGGAAAGCAGAATATTGCCTTGACCATCATCTGTACTTACTACAGTTGCCTCAAGTTCATCACCGATATGTACTTCTTCCATTACTTGAAAGTTCGGATCATTGCTTAAGTCTTCCTTCTTTATGACTCCTTGGGCATAATATTTCAAATCCAGAGTAACTTCTTCTTCCTTTACATCAATGACTGTTCCGGTAATGATATCCCCTTCCTGAATCTTACGGAAGGATGCCTCCAATTCTTCTTTATAATCTTCCATAGACTCTGCCATCTCAAACACTCCTTTATTTCTATTTTCTAAAGGGATTCCTAATGTTAGGAATCCCTGTCTATACATGTACTTTTATTGTATCAGAAACTATTTCAAAATGCCAGTATATTTATGCATATTCTTTCAACTCCTTGGCAAGTCTGTAAATGCCTTCCAGTATTTTTACAAATTCCTCCATCTGCTCCACTGCCGAACCAGAGTGTTTCAATCCTTCTGTAGATGATGCAGCTACCTCTTCACTGGTTGCTGACAGATGTGTAATATTCTCTGAAATAACACCGGTAGATTTGATAATCTGCTCCATATTATTCTCTGTTTTACTGATTACTTCAATCAATTCTGCAACTTCGTCATCAATTACCTGGAACTTATTCTTCGTGGTTTCAATCATCTCATTCTGCTTGTCTACTGATATGCTGGAATTTTCAATGCTCTTTGTTGCCTGATTCGTATACTCAGTCAATTCTTCAATAATATTTGTGATACGGTTAGAAGCTTCCTTTGTCTGTTCTGACAACTCACGTATCTGATCTGCCACAACTGCAAAACCCTTTCCGGCTTCACCTGCTCTGGCTGCTTCAATAGATGCATTTAATGCCAACAAATTTGTCTGGTTGGAAATCTCCAAAATGGTATCAATAATGCCTCGTACTTCCTGCACTTTATCCGTTACTTTCTCGGTTGCCTCTACGGTAATCTCACTAGCCTCTTTTACATTAACAGACTGTTCTTCCAATCCCTGAACTAATTTTGTTCCTTCTTCTACTGCCCGCATTGTATTCTGTGAAGTCTCTATCATCTGTCGTGTCTGTTGCTCTGCCATTGTAATATTTTCCTGGATACCATTGCACATATCAGCCTGTCTCTGAATCGCCTCCGCAGTACTTTCCGTACTTTCTGCAATATTTTCAACTGAGAAATTATTCGTGTCTATACTTTCTTTCACTCCAGACATCATGCTTTGTGTTTCATCAAAATGCTTCATAATATTATCTGCAACAAGAATAATATTATTCGCAATGTTCTTCTGTTCTTGCGCATTTTTCTCGATTACCGCCATGTTTTCTTTTCTAAAGCGAATCAATAACCTGGTGGCAGTAATACTTGCATAAGCACACAACAGAAAAACTACAAAACTGATAGCTATATCATCTGTTGACATAACCCCTTTCTCTTTATGTTTCGACATAAAGATACAATTTTCGTCTTCTGTGTGTATTATACTCCTTTTTTTCTAATAATGATAGACTTTTTTATACATCCGAACATTATTTATTACTTCACTCTTTTCCACTCAGAAGAATGGGTGTCCACAATTTCCCTTACAATCAATACTCCCTCTTCAACTACAAAACGAATATCATACCCCGCATAGTTCATACCATAAATATAATCCGGCTTTTTATTGTAAGCAGCTCTTGGATCCTGAGCAAGAACTTCCAATATTGCTTGTTGCAAATCTTTCGGAATTTTGCATTTCAATTCCTCCGGAAACACTACTTTAATGCCGTCTTCTCTGTGAGCTTCGCCAAAACTTCCCTTTGCCTCCGGATGCGCATCCGTGTAAGGAAGATATGGTTTAATATCATAAATTGGGGTACCATCCAACATATCCGCTCCTGATACAACCAGAACCGGTTCCCCGTTTCTCTCATATCGAACTTCTTCCAAGCGTACGCTAGATAAGCCAATAGAATTCGGTCTGAACGGAGAACGAGTCGCAAATACCCCCTTCCGCTCCTTTCCACCTAATCTTGGTGGAGCCACTGTCAAATTAATGACATCCTTTTTCGCCTTGGAAAATCCCCATAACAACCATAAATGTGAATACTCTTCGATTCCCCGAACAGCATCGGGATTTCGAAACTCTCCTTCAAAATGAATTTCTCCCCTTACAGACGGAACCAATCCACTCTGTCTTGGTATCCCAAATTTTTCTGGAAAATCCGTGTGAATTCTTGCCACTACAATTAATTTTTCATTCATTTTTTTCTTTCTCCTATTCAGATAACAAATAAA is a window from the Roseburia sp. 499 genome containing:
- a CDS encoding PucR family transcriptional regulator; translated protein: MLSNHKLQVTLEEIKEISRIDLALYSDKGKLLASTYEEEGDMEEAIRFFADSMAESQMLSGCHFFKVLIENELEYILLAKATSEEAYMIGRLAVCQLRNMVSAYREQFDRNSFMQNVVLGNMLVVDMYNKAKKLHIEPAQRVVFIIEVSGKKDGIVMETVKNLFVSTTRDFVTEVDEKSVILVKDVRDMPEDEKLVELAKMLVDNLHAEAMVKVRVGFGNRVDLLQDIARSYQEAKMALEVGNIFYAESDTISYSKLGIGRLIYQLPISLCEMFLKEVFGEKIPDIFDEETTVTIQKFFENNLNISETARQLYVHRNTLVYRLERIEKMLGLDIRTFEDAMLFKIALMVISHMNYQKSLIETKEEE
- a CDS encoding ABC transporter ATP-binding protein, with product MASLSLKNVCKVYPNGFEAVKDFNLEVEDKEFIIFVGPSGCGKSTTLRMIAGLEDISSGELSIDGKVVNDVEPKDRDIAMVFQNYALYPHMTVFDNMAFGLKLRKVPKAEIKQKVEEAARILDLEKLLDRKPKALSGGQRQRVAMGRAIVREPKVFLMDEPLSNLDAKLRVQMRAEIAALHQRLGATIIYVTHDQTEAMTLGTRIVVLKDGIIQQVDSPQILYNEPDNLFVAGFIGSPQMNFIDAKCAVEGDKVTLSFGDTTITLPPAKAKKLADGGYNGKTVVLGIRPEDVDDSQIAIETRKESSFSTTVTGYELLGSEVLLYFNIEGTSMTAKVDSRTPARLGDTVRLAIDVEKIHVFDKETELTITH
- a CDS encoding dUTP diphosphatase, with translation METIKIKYFTEEIDKLTYIDGKSDWIDLRASETVELKAGEFKLIPLGVAMELPAGYEAHVVPRSSTFKNYGVLQVNSCGIIDGSYCGDEDMWRMPVYATRDTVIQKNDRICQFRIVENQPKIEFQQVASLKNENRGGFGSTGKN
- a CDS encoding lytic transglycosylase domain-containing protein yields the protein MEGVQVMRVNAIQGMDASMGVDRSNAVNSTEDFSSYLQTTASLEEIFTEASERYNVPKDLIKAIAKTESDFNPNATSGSGAQGLMQLMPATAKELGVTDAYDPYQNVMGGTKYISQLLNKYDGDVKLALAAYNAGSGNVAKYGGIPPFKETQNYVVKVMNFMNGGVQVPDAYYSTSGTASTATESTASGTITAASVEEAEDNYFKEIMNRLFSYEDYLRFVELYTKVQQEQQEKDEEEEEEKKQAGLSDSYYSYQEIKYNPAVLGIINSNN
- a CDS encoding 30S ribosomal protein S1 yields the protein MAESMEDYKEELEASFRKIQEGDIITGTVIDVKEEEVTLDLKYYAQGVIKKEDLSNDPNFQVMEEVHIGDELEATVVSTDDGQGNILLSRKEANEVLAWEKLKEYQEEETTLSVKISGIVPSGVIAYVEGMRGFIPASQLALSYVEATEEWLGRTVEVRVINVDESKKKLVLSAKVILKEKEQEEHNHKISMMVPGSILEGTVENLMPYGAFIDLGDGISGLVHISQISQKRIGKPSEVLKEGQKVKVKILNTNDNKVSLSMKALEEEMVDTEQAEPVEEYVSNESASTSLGDLLSKLKL
- a CDS encoding methyl-accepting chemotaxis protein, which produces MSTDDIAISFVVFLLCAYASITATRLLIRFRKENMAVIEKNAQEQKNIANNIILVADNIMKHFDETQSMMSGVKESIDTNNFSVENIAESTESTAEAIQRQADMCNGIQENITMAEQQTRQMIETSQNTMRAVEEGTKLVQGLEEQSVNVKEASEITVEATEKVTDKVQEVRGIIDTILEISNQTNLLALNASIEAARAGEAGKGFAVVADQIRELSEQTKEASNRITNIIEELTEYTNQATKSIENSSISVDKQNEMIETTKNKFQVIDDEVAELIEVISKTENNMEQIIKSTGVISENITHLSATSEEVAASSTEGLKHSGSAVEQMEEFVKILEGIYRLAKELKEYA
- the tsaA gene encoding tRNA (N6-threonylcarbamoyladenosine(37)-N6)-methyltransferase TrmO — protein: MNEKLIVVARIHTDFPEKFGIPRQSGLVPSVRGEIHFEGEFRNPDAVRGIEEYSHLWLLWGFSKAKKDVINLTVAPPRLGGKERKGVFATRSPFRPNSIGLSSVRLEEVRYERNGEPVLVVSGADMLDGTPIYDIKPYLPYTDAHPEAKGSFGEAHREDGIKVVFPEELKCKIPKDLQQAILEVLAQDPRAAYNKKPDYIYGMNYAGYDIRFVVEEGVLIVREIVDTHSSEWKRVK